One window from the genome of Bdellovibrio sp. NC01 encodes:
- a CDS encoding tetratricopeptide repeat protein — MKNTKHLLFLNVVLAGMLFSHPVHAEKMNADTQDLVIKKMDRVLDLMDRKDPSWIPTQQRLADVLAERARTRFMAEVEANCENCKGSKDDRQRAIKIYETLLTEVKLNEHGPILFQLAHLYEMAGQQDQAIALFERIIKEAKAKSIDAGIVSRSHASLGDLLFQKGKFKEAKEHYVIALKDKNLENKSLAIYNMAWCDFNTDKLTSAIDTLEGLLKDPTKITKDTEAGSNYDPVFHTDIVRDLGTFYARKEITIKEIARYETLTPKEKRKELILNFAQEADRVGQKQAAHLILTRYMDQPDLTKQERLEAFVRMAQVNYDRGETGKSTQDFAKAAEAFKNTDCDDSNKCEELKKTMKRYVTELHRSKKVKPDQDLLNAYIIYANTFPGDKEMVQRGSQVAMDMGKYPTAIKLYRTIAEGRTYSAKEQNEAMLNEVAAAEKSGDPVLKKEAYAYFLKNSAKDEKYYEVRYQQAYQLYQAKQLKDAAKMFNDLARDKNTKADLRKKSADLALDSYAQLKDDEAIQENANDYAEMMPANAPEFSGVARRALMNQVADVANNPHSTKSELKSVMKTVLKTKLDGAKPDERILIFTNLSVVAKKLGEDDVYAKSLYALINTPETPEAKKQQYLEQLVGYYERKLDFKNAYNTALKMNDSKVSAKEKAFRLGTLADLADINPEKHYKEALALGISGERALVIRERLVLLSSNPVRELKIQSADLRARPSMLNETTLLVYAKTGNKAGLQSILEMKEMRKQSANSFIRKQEFYNKLNEFQNQIAKHKIDDGSDKNLTKGITQRMKLLAKADQTLTESIQTKDITAQLVALNIVAIENQRFVKDLSGADMPKGLTAAQQKQYVEALKAKSRPFLMKAKTAQTKMNELWNSSPALASLARDYRMARPEIQKLLSREMQMLEELPGRGKMKTAVEDAYGSSSLSARDLASARKSVSENPDSVKDLENLKSIETKIGHPLMPSYLEARLNHIQKGKSL; from the coding sequence ATGAAAAACACAAAACACCTCCTTTTTTTAAATGTGGTTCTTGCGGGTATGCTCTTCTCTCATCCGGTTCATGCAGAGAAGATGAATGCAGACACGCAAGACTTGGTTATCAAAAAGATGGACCGTGTTTTGGACTTGATGGATCGCAAAGACCCTTCTTGGATTCCAACACAACAACGTCTTGCTGACGTTTTGGCGGAACGCGCACGTACTCGTTTCATGGCTGAAGTTGAAGCGAACTGCGAAAACTGCAAAGGTTCTAAAGACGACCGTCAACGCGCTATCAAAATTTATGAAACTCTTTTGACTGAAGTGAAATTGAACGAGCACGGACCGATCTTGTTCCAATTGGCTCACTTGTACGAAATGGCTGGTCAACAAGATCAAGCTATTGCGTTGTTTGAACGTATTATTAAAGAAGCTAAAGCGAAGTCTATCGATGCTGGTATCGTTTCTAGATCTCACGCTTCATTGGGCGATTTGCTATTCCAAAAAGGCAAATTCAAAGAAGCTAAAGAACACTACGTGATCGCGTTGAAAGACAAAAATCTTGAAAACAAATCTTTAGCTATCTACAACATGGCTTGGTGTGACTTCAACACAGACAAGCTGACTTCTGCTATCGACACATTAGAGGGCTTGTTGAAAGACCCTACTAAAATCACGAAAGACACGGAAGCTGGCAGCAATTACGATCCAGTTTTCCACACTGATATCGTTCGCGACCTGGGTACTTTCTATGCTCGTAAAGAGATCACGATTAAAGAAATCGCTCGTTATGAAACTTTGACTCCTAAAGAAAAACGCAAAGAATTGATCTTGAATTTCGCTCAGGAAGCAGACCGCGTTGGTCAAAAACAAGCGGCACACTTGATCCTGACGCGTTATATGGATCAACCTGATTTGACAAAACAAGAACGTCTTGAAGCTTTTGTTCGTATGGCACAAGTGAACTACGACCGTGGTGAAACTGGCAAATCAACGCAAGACTTCGCGAAAGCTGCTGAAGCTTTCAAAAATACTGATTGCGACGATTCGAACAAGTGCGAAGAATTGAAAAAGACGATGAAGCGTTATGTAACGGAACTTCACCGCTCTAAAAAAGTAAAACCTGACCAAGACCTTTTGAACGCGTATATCATTTACGCAAACACATTCCCTGGCGACAAGGAAATGGTACAACGTGGTTCACAAGTTGCGATGGACATGGGTAAATACCCAACCGCTATCAAACTTTACCGCACAATCGCCGAAGGCCGCACTTATTCAGCTAAAGAGCAAAACGAAGCGATGCTGAATGAAGTTGCTGCTGCTGAAAAATCTGGCGATCCCGTTCTTAAGAAAGAGGCTTACGCTTACTTCTTAAAGAATTCCGCAAAAGACGAAAAATACTACGAAGTTCGTTACCAACAAGCTTACCAGCTTTATCAAGCTAAGCAGTTGAAAGACGCGGCGAAGATGTTTAACGATTTGGCTCGTGATAAAAACACGAAAGCAGATCTTCGTAAAAAATCCGCGGACCTTGCCTTGGATTCTTACGCTCAGTTGAAAGACGACGAAGCCATCCAAGAAAATGCAAATGACTACGCAGAGATGATGCCGGCAAACGCCCCTGAGTTTTCAGGTGTGGCTCGTCGTGCTTTGATGAATCAAGTGGCTGACGTCGCAAACAATCCGCATTCGACAAAATCAGAATTGAAATCAGTGATGAAGACAGTTTTGAAGACGAAATTGGATGGTGCAAAACCAGACGAACGCATCTTGATTTTCACAAACTTAAGCGTCGTTGCGAAAAAACTGGGCGAAGACGACGTTTATGCAAAATCTTTGTATGCGTTGATCAATACTCCTGAAACTCCAGAAGCGAAGAAGCAGCAGTATTTAGAACAACTTGTTGGTTACTACGAACGTAAGCTTGATTTCAAAAACGCTTATAATACCGCTTTGAAAATGAACGATTCAAAAGTATCGGCGAAAGAAAAAGCTTTCCGTCTTGGTACTTTGGCTGACTTGGCTGATATCAATCCGGAAAAACACTATAAAGAAGCTTTGGCTTTAGGTATTTCTGGTGAACGTGCTCTTGTTATCCGCGAGCGTTTGGTTCTTCTTTCAAGCAACCCTGTTAGAGAGTTGAAAATCCAATCTGCTGACTTGCGTGCAAGACCTTCAATGTTGAATGAAACGACTTTGTTGGTTTACGCAAAAACTGGAAACAAAGCAGGCTTGCAATCGATTTTAGAAATGAAAGAGATGCGCAAACAATCTGCGAACTCTTTCATTCGCAAACAAGAGTTCTACAACAAGCTTAATGAGTTCCAAAATCAGATCGCGAAGCACAAAATTGACGATGGTTCTGACAAAAATCTTACGAAGGGTATTACTCAACGTATGAAATTGTTGGCTAAAGCAGACCAAACTTTGACTGAGTCTATTCAAACAAAAGACATCACAGCTCAGTTGGTCGCTTTGAATATCGTAGCGATTGAAAATCAACGCTTTGTTAAGGATTTGTCAGGCGCTGATATGCCAAAGGGTCTGACGGCGGCTCAACAAAAGCAATACGTTGAAGCCTTGAAAGCCAAATCAAGACCGTTCTTGATGAAGGCGAAAACGGCTCAGACGAAAATGAACGAATTATGGAATTCATCCCCTGCTCTTGCCTCTTTGGCTCGCGACTACCGTATGGCGCGCCCAGAGATCCAAAAGCTGCTTTCTCGTGAAATGCAGATGTTGGAAGAGCTTCCAGGTCGCGGCAAAATGAAGACGGCGGTCGAAGATGCTTATGGCTCTTCATCATTGTCGGCTCGTGATCTTGCTTCGGCTCGCAAATCAGTGTCTGAAAACCCTGATAGCGTGAAGGATCTTGAAAACTTGAAATCTATCGAGACAAAAATTGGCCATCCGTTAATGCCCTCTTATCTGGAAGCGCGTTTAAATCACATCCAGAAAGGAAAAAGCCTATGA
- a CDS encoding biopolymer transporter ExbD gives MKTSFLKVDQKASPLMDAMVLKNGNKKKKGIASNLAIALPLTSLIDAFSIIVIYLLIGTQNSGIETSVPSRMNLPQASHSQGIDKETAILRIEKGSYFLNDKAVSGSQLSNKLAELKKTKEDKVELMIQADTEMKYADLDPLLKAGSQAGIEKLKFAVVPK, from the coding sequence ATGAAAACGAGCTTTTTAAAAGTAGACCAAAAAGCTTCTCCACTGATGGATGCGATGGTCTTGAAAAACGGAAATAAAAAGAAAAAAGGCATCGCTAGCAACCTTGCGATCGCATTGCCTTTAACTTCTTTGATCGACGCTTTTTCAATCATCGTTATCTATTTGCTTATCGGAACGCAAAACAGCGGTATCGAAACTTCCGTTCCTTCGCGTATGAATCTTCCTCAAGCTTCACACAGCCAAGGTATCGATAAAGAAACTGCGATCCTGCGTATCGAGAAGGGTTCGTACTTCTTGAACGATAAAGCTGTGTCTGGTTCACAACTAAGCAACAAATTGGCTGAGTTGAAAAAAACCAAAGAAGACAAAGTTGAGTTGATGATCCAAGCCGATACCGAGATGAAATATGCCGATCTCGATCCATTGCTTAAAGCGGGATCTCAAGCTGGCATTGAAAAACTTAAATTCGCGGTAGTACCAAAATAA
- a CDS encoding biopolymer transporter ExbD: MSASSNNNDKLNFDINILPILDILSVLICFLLLTAVWVQIGTLDTKQAIGDNSTSGAKNPPSLWVTLDADGSVQLSVRDLPKLQTSETRVAKTTKGVNWAGLEAKLADLKTKFPELKTGIVRPGAQSSYGDVIKIMDQLKQSQFEGVGLSPLG; encoded by the coding sequence ATGAGCGCATCCAGCAACAACAACGATAAGTTGAATTTTGATATCAACATTTTGCCGATCCTGGACATCTTGTCTGTGTTGATCTGCTTTCTGTTGTTGACAGCGGTATGGGTTCAAATCGGCACATTGGATACAAAGCAAGCTATTGGAGACAACTCCACATCAGGCGCTAAAAATCCTCCGTCTTTGTGGGTGACTTTGGATGCAGATGGTAGCGTACAACTTTCTGTGCGCGACCTTCCGAAGCTTCAAACATCAGAAACACGCGTAGCTAAAACTACGAAAGGTGTGAACTGGGCAGGCCTTGAAGCCAAATTAGCCGATTTGAAAACAAAATTCCCTGAACTGAAAACTGGTATCGTTCGCCCCGGAGCTCAAAGCTCTTACGGCGATGTGATCAAAATCATGGATCAGTTGAAACAATCTCAATTTGAAGGTGTGGGCTTGTCCCCTCTTGGGTAA
- a CDS encoding MotA/TolQ/ExbB proton channel family protein, translating into MQFLMSLGSGFTSGDAIWMWTILAAQIVSVAIILERSHALFVSRKTNQKELSKLLAEDIRAGHLDKALRRSMQLGMKEPLGVVASAGIQAALDMGGKEEIQLKMDEILLEENSRVEKRIGFLAMFANVATLLGLLGTITGLIHSFAGIANANPVEKATILSQGISLAMNTTAYGLIVAVPALIMYAVLQNRASRLTDDLNKAALNLFIQLGFHYEPVSDKKQ; encoded by the coding sequence ATGCAATTCCTAATGTCACTTGGTTCTGGCTTCACATCTGGCGATGCAATTTGGATGTGGACGATTTTGGCAGCTCAGATCGTATCTGTAGCTATTATCTTGGAACGCTCTCACGCTTTGTTCGTTTCTCGTAAAACGAATCAAAAAGAGCTTTCTAAACTTCTTGCGGAAGATATCCGTGCAGGTCACCTCGATAAAGCTCTTCGTCGCTCTATGCAATTGGGCATGAAAGAACCATTGGGTGTTGTTGCCTCTGCAGGTATCCAAGCGGCTCTTGATATGGGCGGAAAAGAAGAAATCCAACTTAAAATGGACGAAATCCTATTAGAAGAAAACTCGCGCGTAGAAAAACGCATTGGTTTCCTTGCGATGTTCGCTAACGTTGCGACATTGTTGGGTCTATTAGGTACGATCACAGGTTTGATCCACTCTTTCGCAGGTATCGCCAACGCGAACCCAGTAGAAAAAGCGACAATCCTTTCTCAAGGTATCTCATTAGCGATGAATACAACGGCGTACGGTTTGATCGTGGCAGTTCCTGCTTTGATTATGTATGCGGTTCTTCAAAACCGTGCATCTCGTTTAACTGACGATTTGAACAAAGCGGCTTTGAACTTGTTCATCCAATTGGGTTTCCACTACGAACCAGTTTCAGACAAGAAACAATAG
- the dtd gene encoding D-aminoacyl-tRNA deacylase gives MKAVVQRVSKASVTVDGQKVSSIERGLLTLLGVAKGDSEEQLQKMIQKILALRIFPDEQGKMNLSLKDIKGEHLLVSQFTLLGDAAKGNRPSFIGAEHPDVAKVLYEKALQLSGREVPTYGGIFGADMKVELLNDGPVTLIIEI, from the coding sequence ATGAAAGCGGTTGTTCAAAGAGTTTCAAAAGCATCAGTCACCGTAGATGGTCAAAAGGTCTCGTCAATCGAACGAGGCCTTTTAACTTTATTGGGAGTTGCAAAAGGCGATAGCGAAGAGCAGCTGCAAAAAATGATTCAAAAGATTTTAGCCCTGCGTATTTTCCCCGACGAGCAGGGGAAGATGAATCTGTCCTTAAAAGATATCAAAGGCGAACACTTGCTTGTATCGCAATTTACCTTGTTGGGTGATGCCGCCAAAGGCAATCGTCCTAGCTTTATTGGTGCTGAACATCCTGATGTTGCGAAAGTACTTTACGAAAAAGCTCTGCAACTGAGCGGTCGTGAAGTTCCCACATACGGTGGCATTTTTGGTGCTGACATGAAGGTGGAACTTTTAAACGACGGGCCCGTCACATTAATCATAGAGATATAA
- a CDS encoding methyl-accepting chemotaxis protein: protein MKIGSLNFKVTSIIAILVTGSMLIVFIGLSKMGELKESLNMIVNVQSARVSTAKQLQSVFYVQMSNLRSYILEDDKAEHENLNLLMEKRNEQMLKLVQTLYDISTEVGRKEMTEYKDTYGKWWELSKEVREVSNKGREFDAAAYKLLGSKGGELKKSIENILTGLIDRNEANMAKEVTLADEQYQKARMTMILVSVFATLLGIGIATVVLRKLSKSINSVIENLDDNSQQVTQAAQQIANASVELSQATTEQASSLEETVATLEELTSMVRVNSNNAGEAAKLSGSASTVASQGEERMKTLIDSMQEISADSKKIEEIISVIDDIAFQTNLLALNAAVEAARAGEQGKGFAVVADAVRTLAQKSAEAAKDINNLIKSSVHKIERGSIEADASGQVLTEILSAVKKMEELNREIASASEEQSNGIAQISKAMNQLDQTTQVNAASSEEAAASAEELSAQADSLSRMVVQLIETVHGTKEAPRSNEKIADYKSELQAA from the coding sequence ATGAAAATCGGAAGCTTAAATTTCAAAGTAACATCCATCATCGCAATCCTTGTAACTGGCAGCATGTTGATAGTCTTCATCGGCCTCTCGAAGATGGGAGAGCTGAAAGAATCCCTAAATATGATTGTCAATGTCCAATCAGCGCGCGTTTCTACAGCGAAACAACTGCAGTCCGTCTTCTATGTGCAAATGTCTAATCTTCGCTCTTACATTTTAGAAGATGACAAAGCAGAACACGAAAATCTGAATCTTCTGATGGAGAAACGTAACGAGCAAATGCTGAAGCTCGTACAAACTCTTTATGATATTTCTACAGAGGTAGGTCGTAAGGAAATGACCGAATATAAAGACACTTACGGGAAATGGTGGGAACTTTCTAAAGAGGTCCGTGAAGTTTCAAATAAAGGCAGGGAGTTCGATGCCGCCGCCTATAAACTGCTAGGCTCCAAAGGGGGCGAGCTTAAAAAGAGCATCGAAAATATTCTAACGGGACTGATTGATCGCAACGAAGCGAACATGGCTAAGGAAGTCACGTTGGCAGATGAGCAGTATCAAAAAGCGCGCATGACGATGATTCTTGTTAGTGTCTTTGCGACATTGCTTGGTATTGGTATCGCAACAGTCGTCTTAAGAAAGCTTTCAAAATCAATTAATTCGGTGATTGAAAACTTGGATGACAACTCTCAACAGGTCACACAAGCGGCACAACAGATTGCGAATGCCTCGGTCGAATTATCTCAAGCGACGACGGAACAAGCTTCATCCCTGGAAGAAACCGTTGCAACCTTAGAAGAGCTGACATCTATGGTACGTGTGAATTCAAATAACGCTGGCGAAGCTGCGAAACTTTCGGGCAGTGCGAGCACTGTGGCTTCTCAGGGTGAAGAACGCATGAAAACACTGATTGATTCAATGCAAGAAATCTCGGCCGATTCTAAAAAAATCGAAGAGATCATTTCAGTCATTGATGACATCGCTTTCCAAACAAACTTATTGGCCCTTAACGCCGCCGTCGAAGCGGCCCGCGCTGGTGAGCAAGGCAAAGGTTTTGCCGTCGTGGCCGATGCTGTTCGTACTTTAGCGCAAAAAAGTGCCGAGGCCGCGAAAGACATCAACAATCTTATTAAATCGAGCGTTCATAAAATCGAACGCGGTAGTATCGAAGCCGATGCCAGCGGTCAGGTTCTAACCGAAATTCTTTCAGCTGTTAAAAAGATGGAAGAACTGAATCGCGAAATCGCATCCGCCAGCGAGGAACAATCAAATGGTATTGCACAAATTAGCAAAGCCATGAATCAATTAGACCAAACCACGCAAGTGAATGCGGCGTCATCCGAAGAAGCTGCAGCCTCGGCTGAAGAGTTGTCAGCGCAAGCAGACTCTTTATCGCGTATGGTGGTGCAATTGATTGAGACGGTTCACGGGACGAAAGAGGCTCCCCGTTCCAATGAAAAAATCGCAGATTATAAAAGCGAACTTCAGGCCGCTTAA
- a CDS encoding Hpt domain-containing protein produces the protein MTLTEKIRKYCPELVSAGFNLTELEEMMDGRFLGDFTIFAAAAGIFLESYEAQLNDIRSAIISEDRKKIYAAAHKFKGAIANFHDSSVADTVERIEMGSSDWDRQKFEAQYGVLVKQTKDFVKQLNQLVDSFGRIQELA, from the coding sequence ATGACACTCACTGAAAAAATAAGAAAATATTGCCCCGAGCTCGTCAGTGCTGGCTTTAACCTCACTGAACTTGAAGAGATGATGGACGGGCGATTCCTTGGCGACTTTACGATTTTTGCGGCGGCGGCTGGAATTTTTTTGGAAAGTTATGAAGCGCAATTAAACGACATCAGATCCGCAATCATTTCAGAAGATCGTAAAAAGATTTATGCAGCGGCTCATAAATTTAAAGGTGCCATCGCGAATTTTCATGACTCCAGCGTGGCAGACACAGTGGAGCGTATTGAGATGGGCTCGTCTGATTGGGATCGTCAAAAGTTTGAAGCCCAGTACGGTGTTCTTGTGAAACAAACCAAAGACTTCGTAAAACAATTAAATCAATTAGTGGATAGTTTCGGAAGGATTCAGGAACTTGCATGA
- a CDS encoding ATP-binding protein, which produces MKLGHLAALIFVITVLSSWLIGRQVRSRIEFEQGHTLADMAYNIADKIDIIIAARAGEIKTLSTLDEISNPKVALEHKRRVLNQLTQSFPEFAWVGIASLDGHVLVSNKGLLEGADIAKRDWFIHGQQKDYFGDVHDALLLNKILGGTEAEPIRFFDYATPLIYNGKPVGVLGAHLSWRWAQDISEAWLAPLQSRFPVRLTVYSKEGKVILGDKTLPDMKASDMPAAGERNHYHVQDHGNGDVLLEGQARTKGSGSIDSDGFGWIVVLDRPAKEAFAEAVLLERQILGVGCFIAVLFAVLGMLYRLNLLRTHELETKADRAVKSNEAKSRFLATMSHEIRTPMNGVMGVTDLLLDTDLNLEQRKYAELIKASAESLLSVINDVLDFSKVEANKVELEKVPFGLSSVMHQVMGLMNFQARHKSIYLRLHEAINPNLQVMGDPARFRQIIVNLISNALKFTEKGGVDVFLSVERETDSQVTLKVQVKDTGIGINKEVQQRIFQRFEQGDISTSRRYDGTGLGLSIAKSLVELMGGTMGFFSVPNDGSTFWFSLTLEKAATIDTQAAHVVPKDKTGKLNILVAEDNPVNQLIIRGMLAKMGHGFTVVENGKLALEELENAKYDLVLMDCHMPEMDGYLATQKIREMQKFKSTPIIAMTASAMSDEKDRCLQVGMTDYIAKPLNLATVEAILQKYIVT; this is translated from the coding sequence ATGAAGCTTGGTCATTTAGCAGCTCTGATCTTCGTGATCACAGTCTTATCGAGTTGGTTGATTGGTCGTCAGGTTCGTTCTCGCATTGAGTTTGAACAAGGCCACACCTTGGCTGATATGGCCTACAATATCGCGGATAAAATCGACATTATTATCGCGGCTCGCGCGGGAGAGATCAAAACTCTTTCAACACTTGACGAGATTTCTAATCCTAAAGTTGCCCTCGAACATAAACGTCGGGTTCTAAATCAACTGACGCAGTCTTTTCCAGAATTTGCGTGGGTGGGTATCGCATCGTTGGATGGTCATGTCCTGGTTAGCAATAAAGGTCTTCTAGAAGGAGCCGACATTGCGAAAAGGGATTGGTTCATTCATGGTCAGCAAAAGGATTATTTCGGCGATGTTCATGATGCCTTGCTGCTTAATAAAATCCTTGGCGGGACTGAAGCAGAACCAATTCGTTTCTTCGATTACGCAACTCCATTAATATACAACGGCAAGCCGGTTGGCGTGTTAGGAGCGCATTTAAGCTGGCGCTGGGCTCAGGATATCAGTGAAGCGTGGCTTGCGCCTTTGCAAAGCCGTTTCCCAGTGCGTTTAACGGTGTACTCGAAAGAGGGTAAAGTCATTCTTGGCGATAAGACACTTCCAGACATGAAAGCGTCTGATATGCCAGCGGCGGGAGAGCGCAATCACTATCACGTTCAAGATCACGGTAACGGTGATGTGTTATTGGAAGGCCAGGCGCGGACTAAAGGTTCTGGTAGCATTGATAGCGATGGTTTTGGTTGGATAGTCGTTCTAGATCGTCCTGCTAAAGAGGCATTTGCAGAAGCCGTTTTGCTTGAACGTCAAATTCTTGGGGTTGGTTGTTTTATCGCTGTTTTGTTCGCGGTCCTTGGAATGCTTTATCGTTTGAACTTATTGCGTACCCATGAACTGGAAACGAAGGCTGACCGAGCTGTCAAATCGAATGAAGCAAAGTCCCGTTTCCTGGCGACCATGAGCCACGAAATTCGCACGCCAATGAATGGTGTGATGGGGGTCACGGATTTACTTCTGGATACAGATTTGAATCTTGAACAAAGAAAATATGCGGAGCTGATTAAAGCTTCAGCGGAAAGTTTGTTAAGTGTCATTAATGACGTTTTAGATTTTTCTAAAGTTGAAGCCAATAAGGTTGAACTTGAAAAAGTACCTTTTGGCTTAAGTTCGGTGATGCATCAGGTGATGGGCTTAATGAATTTTCAAGCCCGCCACAAATCTATTTACCTGCGACTTCATGAAGCCATCAATCCCAACCTTCAAGTCATGGGCGACCCGGCACGGTTCCGCCAGATTATTGTTAACCTTATTAGCAATGCTTTGAAGTTCACTGAAAAAGGCGGTGTCGATGTCTTTTTATCTGTCGAACGGGAAACCGATTCGCAAGTGACATTGAAAGTTCAAGTCAAAGACACAGGCATCGGGATCAATAAAGAAGTGCAACAGCGCATCTTTCAACGCTTCGAGCAAGGAGATATTTCGACAAGTCGTCGTTACGACGGCACTGGTTTAGGATTATCGATTGCAAAATCGCTGGTAGAGCTGATGGGCGGAACAATGGGTTTCTTCAGCGTTCCTAATGATGGTTCAACTTTTTGGTTTTCTTTGACTCTTGAAAAAGCCGCGACGATTGATACTCAAGCAGCACACGTTGTACCAAAAGACAAAACGGGAAAATTGAATATCCTTGTGGCAGAAGATAATCCCGTTAACCAACTTATCATTCGCGGTATGCTTGCAAAAATGGGTCATGGCTTCACGGTGGTTGAAAACGGTAAACTGGCTCTCGAGGAATTGGAAAACGCCAAATACGATTTGGTGTTGATGGATTGTCACATGCCTGAAATGGATGGTTATCTTGCGACTCAAAAAATTCGCGAGATGCAAAAGTTCAAAAGCACACCGATCATTGCAATGACGGCCAGTGCGATGTCAGATGAAAAAGATCGTTGCTTACAGGTGGGAAT